The Crocinitomicaceae bacterium genome includes a region encoding these proteins:
- a CDS encoding 2-C-methyl-D-erythritol 2,4-cyclodiphosphate synthase translates to MFLILLRLHVQIHWLIPFGFLLNSSLVQAPKTLIRVNNFPAIRIGFGVDIHQLQEGYKLFIGGVQLEAPFGAVGHSDADVLLHAICDALLGAANLRDIGFHFPDTDPKYKGADSKILLRDSFLKIKEKGYAVINIDCTVMLEFPKVNPHIPQMQKIIADILEVTIDEISIKATRGEKLGYVGESKGIQAYATALIVKG, encoded by the coding sequence ATGTTTCTTATCTTGCTGCGTTTACACGTACAAATCCACTGGCTAATACCATTCGGTTTTCTATTAAATTCAAGTTTGGTTCAGGCACCAAAGACTCTAATCCGCGTGAATAATTTTCCGGCCATCAGAATTGGTTTTGGCGTTGACATTCATCAACTGCAAGAAGGTTACAAACTTTTTATTGGAGGTGTTCAGTTAGAAGCACCTTTTGGCGCAGTTGGCCATTCTGATGCTGATGTCCTTTTACATGCTATTTGTGATGCGTTGTTAGGTGCTGCCAATTTGCGTGATATTGGTTTTCATTTTCCTGATACTGATCCTAAATATAAAGGGGCAGACAGCAAAATTCTTTTGCGTGATTCATTTTTGAAAATCAAAGAAAAAGGATACGCTGTGATCAATATTGATTGCACCGTCATGTTGGAATTTCCAAAAGTGAATCCGCATATTCCTCAAATGCAAAAAATTATTGCTGATATCCTTGAGGTGACAATTGATGAAATATCTATTAAAGCTACCCGTGGTGAAAAATTGGGTTACGTGGGTGAAAGCAAAGGAATTCAGGCGTATGCTACAGCATTGATTGTAAAAGGCTAA
- a CDS encoding DMT family protein, protein MKSVLTIGLLVMSNVFMTLAWYGHLKFHEMKWFKQLGIISIIAISWGIAFFEYCFQVPANRIGYSGNGGPFSLMQLKVMQEVITLVVFTLFTLVVFKTETFKWNHAVGFIFLILAVYFIFRK, encoded by the coding sequence ATGAAATCTGTACTAACAATTGGATTACTCGTAATGTCCAACGTATTCATGACGCTTGCATGGTATGGACACTTGAAGTTTCACGAAATGAAATGGTTTAAGCAATTGGGCATCATTTCCATCATTGCGATCAGCTGGGGCATAGCTTTTTTTGAGTATTGTTTTCAAGTGCCGGCTAACCGAATTGGATACAGCGGTAACGGAGGCCCCTTTTCGCTCATGCAACTTAAGGTTATGCAAGAAGTCATCACGCTGGTTGTTTTTACACTTTTCACACTGGTAGTTTTTAAAACAGAAACTTTTAAATGGAATCATGCAGTAGGATTTATTTTTTTAATTCTGGCCGTATATTTTATTTTCAGAAAGTAA
- the porV gene encoding type IX secretion system outer membrane channel protein PorV, translating into MKKLGFTLTLLGTVSLVNAQNLSKDETEFDIQLNTITTAVPFLIIAPDSRAGALGDAGAATSPDVNSFHWNTAKLSFSKEKAEFGASYSPWLRQLVDDIHLSYLSGYSKIGRSHVVGGSLRYFSLGNITFTDNLGNVIMPFSPNEFEVVGGYAFKLSERNSVGMNAKFVYSNLTAGINVGSAGTKPGVAGAVDISYAYRNEDIRLGNTDATLSIGTTISNIGNKISYTTDSRRDFLPTNLRLGTALNMRFDQYNSLTATVDFNKLLVPTPPEMFGDEIISGMDPDVGVVTGILHSFYDAPGNVFVNADSTYSVEKNSRFGEELREINIGGGLEYWYSNLLAVRMGYFNEHPSKGARQYLTFGAGIYYSVFGIDVSYLAAFTRTNPLANTIRFSIKFKFGSGTKDSNPRE; encoded by the coding sequence AATACTATCACCACCGCTGTTCCGTTTTTAATTATTGCACCAGATTCACGTGCCGGAGCTCTTGGAGATGCCGGCGCTGCTACATCTCCGGATGTTAACTCTTTCCATTGGAATACGGCTAAACTTTCTTTTTCAAAAGAGAAAGCAGAATTTGGCGCGTCATACTCTCCTTGGTTAAGACAATTGGTTGATGATATTCACCTATCTTATTTGAGTGGATATTCAAAAATTGGTCGCAGCCACGTGGTTGGAGGTTCGTTGCGTTATTTTTCATTAGGGAATATCACATTCACTGACAATTTGGGTAATGTAATTATGCCATTTTCTCCTAACGAGTTTGAGGTTGTTGGAGGTTATGCATTTAAGTTGAGTGAAAGAAATTCCGTTGGGATGAACGCGAAGTTTGTTTATTCAAACCTGACAGCCGGTATAAATGTTGGAAGTGCTGGAACAAAACCTGGAGTTGCCGGTGCAGTGGACATTTCTTATGCATATCGTAATGAGGATATCCGCTTAGGCAATACTGATGCTACCTTATCTATTGGAACAACTATTTCAAATATTGGAAACAAAATTTCATACACTACAGATTCTCGTCGTGATTTTTTACCAACTAATCTGCGCTTAGGTACGGCCTTGAATATGCGTTTTGATCAATACAATTCACTTACAGCTACTGTTGATTTTAATAAATTATTAGTGCCTACTCCTCCTGAAATGTTTGGTGATGAAATTATTTCAGGCATGGATCCTGATGTTGGTGTTGTTACCGGAATATTACATTCATTTTATGATGCGCCGGGTAATGTTTTTGTGAATGCTGATAGTACTTATTCAGTTGAAAAAAATTCTCGTTTTGGAGAAGAGTTGCGTGAAATAAATATTGGCGGTGGTTTGGAATATTGGTATTCAAATCTACTTGCCGTGCGCATGGGATATTTCAATGAACATCCCTCAAAAGGAGCAAGACAATACTTGACTTTTGGCGCAGGAATTTATTATAGTGTGTTTGGCATTGATGTTTCTTATCTTGCTGCGTTTACACGTACAAATCCACTGGCTAATACCATTCGGTTTTCTATTAAATTCAAGTTTGGTTCAGGCACCAAAGACTCTAATCCGCGTGAATAA
- a CDS encoding YncE family protein, with protein MINQIIRFFLLTIGALIIFTACRKVEKLDNLIDYDVAYVVNGESNSITMYNTATLELVEEVAIQKGSWAHHINTNMNKDKLLISITGTDMSSGHAGHDNETKSYILELSAKELKVLNFKKLDHVAHNAIYAMNDQEIWVPQLTTDGYVIRLSADNMKELGQISVGSEPLEITMSANAAYYFVCNGYDNTVSVISATDATVVKTIQVGDEPVGAWPAANNKMYADCEVSKEIYEIDVTTLNVTDTITLTFTPAYVAYNDFMNQLWVTDAEHGGVRYFEQIAGEWIEMGFLATGNNAHAIAFSEDEKTAFITNQNDNTLSVVNVLSLTVTNTLFTASKPNGILITP; from the coding sequence ATGATTAATCAAATAATTCGATTTTTTTTATTGACCATCGGAGCTCTAATAATCTTCACAGCATGTCGCAAGGTTGAGAAACTTGACAATCTTATTGATTATGATGTGGCGTATGTAGTAAATGGAGAAAGCAACAGCATAACCATGTACAATACTGCCACGCTAGAATTAGTTGAAGAGGTTGCCATACAAAAAGGCAGTTGGGCTCACCACATCAATACCAATATGAATAAAGACAAACTGCTGATATCAATAACCGGAACAGATATGAGCAGCGGACATGCCGGTCATGATAATGAAACAAAATCATATATTCTTGAACTCAGTGCAAAAGAATTAAAGGTGCTGAATTTTAAAAAGCTGGATCATGTGGCACACAATGCTATTTATGCGATGAATGATCAAGAAATTTGGGTGCCGCAGTTGACAACCGATGGATATGTAATTCGGTTATCTGCTGATAACATGAAAGAACTTGGTCAGATTTCTGTGGGTTCAGAACCACTTGAAATCACCATGTCAGCCAATGCTGCCTATTATTTTGTTTGTAATGGGTATGACAATACCGTGAGTGTAATTTCAGCAACCGACGCAACGGTGGTGAAGACTATTCAGGTTGGAGATGAACCAGTTGGCGCATGGCCCGCTGCCAATAATAAAATGTATGCTGATTGTGAAGTATCAAAAGAAATTTATGAAATTGATGTGACTACACTTAACGTGACAGATACTATTACTCTAACCTTTACTCCGGCCTATGTAGCGTATAATGATTTCATGAATCAGCTGTGGGTTACTGATGCTGAACATGGTGGTGTGAGATACTTTGAACAAATAGCTGGTGAATGGATTGAAATGGGTTTTTTAGCCACCGGAAATAATGCACATGCAATTGCCTTCAGTGAAGATGAAAAAACTGCTTTCATTACAAATCAAAATGATAATACCCTTTCAGTGGTAAACGTACTTTCACTCACTGTGACAAATACATTGTTCACGGCGTCAAAACCAAATGGAATCTTGATTACTCCGTGA
- a CDS encoding mechanosensitive ion channel, which translates to MEILEEYKIQILETLIIVAVLILVNFTMRKWSYRIAQKFKLGIERRRITTKIVNLLLTLIGFVALMGVWGVDQKQLFVFLTSVLTVLGVGFFATWSILSNITSGLLLYFNHPLHIGDYVSIIDKDTPVEGVIKDISMFFMHIETPKGEKITIPNSVVTQKTISIRSISEIQQTINFDSDKKEVEEAVK; encoded by the coding sequence ATGGAAATTCTTGAAGAATATAAAATTCAGATCCTTGAAACACTCATCATTGTTGCGGTGTTGATACTGGTTAATTTTACCATGCGGAAATGGAGTTATCGCATTGCGCAAAAATTTAAGCTTGGAATAGAACGCAGACGCATTACCACCAAAATAGTCAATTTATTACTCACACTGATTGGTTTTGTTGCTCTTATGGGTGTTTGGGGAGTAGATCAAAAACAGTTATTTGTTTTTCTTACTTCAGTACTAACGGTGTTGGGAGTAGGTTTTTTTGCAACTTGGTCTATTTTGAGCAATATTACTTCAGGTCTTTTGCTTTATTTCAATCACCCGCTGCACATTGGTGACTATGTTTCCATCATTGATAAAGACACTCCTGTTGAAGGTGTGATCAAAGATATCTCCATGTTTTTTATGCACATTGAAACACCAAAGGGTGAGAAAATTACTATTCCTAATTCTGTGGTAACGCAAAAAACTATCAGCATTAGATCAATTTCTGAAATTCAGCAAACCATAAATTTTGATTCGGATAAAAAAGAAGTAGAAGAGGCCGTGAAGTAA
- a CDS encoding TerB family tellurite resistance protein: MKNTPETMNHFYQNLGKLFFAVANADKHVSDDEIERLKEHVTKNWLDLEDSTDFFGSDAAHQIEIVFDWLVEEKLSAEDCYGDFAAFRKKHDSLFSQKVNDMIWHTCEEIASSHSGKNKSELVMLSRIAKLLGK; this comes from the coding sequence ATGAAAAATACGCCTGAAACTATGAATCATTTTTACCAGAATTTGGGAAAATTATTTTTTGCTGTTGCCAATGCTGACAAGCATGTGAGTGATGACGAAATTGAGCGACTAAAAGAACACGTCACAAAAAATTGGCTTGACTTAGAAGATTCAACAGATTTTTTTGGCTCTGATGCCGCTCACCAAATTGAAATTGTTTTTGACTGGTTGGTTGAAGAAAAATTATCTGCTGAAGACTGTTATGGTGATTTTGCAGCGTTCAGAAAAAAACATGATAGCCTGTTTTCACAAAAAGTAAATGATATGATTTGGCATACTTGTGAAGAGATTGCTTCATCTCACAGCGGAAAAAATAAATCAGAACTGGTGATGCTTTCACGCATAGCTAAATTGCTTGGTAAATAA